In the genome of Bacillus thuringiensis, the window TATATTTCTTTCTGTTTGAAAATGAAAGGGCTAACATTTTTTTGGAGGGTGGAAGTATGAAAAAAAAGATACCAGTTTTTGTAGCATCAACAGTAGCGATGAGCATGATGTTAGGGGCATGTAGCTATCAAAAAGATGAACCGCAAGCAAACGCAAAAGGGGATAGCGGGAAAAGCGGTGCGAAGCAAGTTATTAACTTAATTGAAACACAAGAAATTCCAACGATGGACACAGCATTATCAGCTGACGCAGTTTCTTCAAGAGTAATGAACAATACGATGGAAGGCTTATACAGTTTAGGAAAAGATGATAAGCTAGTTCCAGGTGTAGCGAAGGAATTTAAAAAGTCAGAAGACGGTAAAAAGTATACGTTTAAGTTACGTGAAGACGCGAAATGGTCAAACGGTGAGCCTGTGACAGCGAAAGATTTCGTATACGCATGGCAAAGAGCGATTAATCCAGATACAGCTGCGAAATCAGCTTATATTATGTACGATATAAAAAATGCAGAGAAAATTAATAAAAAAGAGATGAGTCCTGATCAACTAGGTGTAAAAGCAATTGATGATTACACATTAGAAGTTGAATTAGACAATTCCATTCCATATCTTGTAGATTTAATGGTATATCCAATCTTCTATCCTGTGAATGAGAAGTTTGTTAAAGAGCAAGGTGCAAAGTTTGGTTTAGAAGCAAATACAACACTTTATAACGGACCATTTACATTAAGCGATTGGCAGCATGAACGTAGCTTTAAAATGACAAAGAACTCATCATATTGGGACAATAAAGAAGTGAAGATTGAAGAAGTAAACTTTAATATTGTAAAAGATACATCTACGCCAATTAACTTATATGAAACAAATGCAATTGATCGAGCGTCGTTATTAGCGGAGTTTATCGATAAATATAAAGGAAAACCAGATTTCCAAACAGTAGAAGATACATCTGTATTCTTCCTACGTTTAAATCAAAAAGATCCAGCTTTAGCAAATAAAAATATTCGTAAAGCAATTTCACTTGCTTTTGATCGTAAGCCGTTCGTTGATACATTATTAAACAACGGTTCTAAGGCCGCGACAGGATTAATTCCTGATAACTTCATTAAAGGACCAGATAAAAAAGATTTCCGTGCTGTAAATGGGGATATTGTAAAACCAAACGTGAAAGAAGCGAAGAAATATTGGGAAGCTGGTAAAAAAGAACTTGGTAAAAATGAAATCGAATTAGAATTATTAAATGAAGATGTAGAGTTATCAAAGAAAACTGGTGAATATTTAAAAGGTGAATTAGAAAAGAATTTACCAGGTTTAACAGTGAAAATTAAACAACAACCATTCGCGCAAAAACTAAAATTAGAAGATGCGGGCGATTATGTCATGTCATTCTCTGGATGGAGTGCGGACTTCCCAGATCCGATTACATATCTTGATATGTTTGTAACAGATGGGTCACAAAATAAGATGAAGTACTCTAATCCGAAATACGATGAAATCATTATGAAGGCGAAAAAAGATGGAAGCGATGTAAATGCTCGTTGGAAGAACTTATTAGAAGCAGAAAAAATGTTACTTGATGACGCTGCGATTGTTCCAGTATATCAACGTGGTAGAGCATACTTACAAAGAGAAACAATTAAAGATATGTACAACCATAAATATGGCGGAGATTTAAGCTTTAAGTGGGCATCCGTAGGAAAATAAAAAAAAGCAGGCTAATGAAGTGACCCCTAAAAGTTAGACACGGTTATTTCATTAGGCAGCTTGATAAAAGTGAGTCCGGTATTGTACCGGGCTCATTTTTAATTTTGCCTTAATCCGTTTCGTATTATAATAATCTATATATTTTTCTAATTCTATTTTAAAGTGCTCTACATTTTCAAATTCTTTTATGTAGAGGAACTCCGACTTCATAATCCCAAAGAAATTTTCTATTACTGCGTTGTCGTAACAGTTGCCTTTTCGAGACATACTCTGGACGATAGCTCTTGATTCAAGTGTACGGACGTACTGTCTCATTTGATAATGCCATCCTTGATCCGAATGCATCAGTAGCTGGTGGGTTTCAGGTAGACGTTCCAATGCTTTCTCTAACATGTCTGAAACAAGCGAATACGTCGGTCTAGAACCAATTGTATAGGTAATAATTTCACCATTATACAAATCTAATACAGGTGATACATACAGTTTTTCTCCAAACAATTTAAACTCCGTGATGTCTGTTACCCACTTTTGATTCGGTGCATCTGTATAAAAATTACGCTCTAAAATATTAGGTGCAATTCTACCGACTTTTCCTTTATAGGATTTATATTTCTTCATACGCACAACACACTTTAACCCAAGCTCTTTCATAATGCGCTGAACCTTCTTGTGGTTCACTTTCTGGCCACGATTCGTTAATTCATCACGAATGCGACGGTAACCATAACGACCTTCATTTTCCTCATAAATCGCTTTAATCTCAGCTTTCAAATCGGCATCTACATCTGGACGATTCATTTTCTTTACTAAATCATAATACGTGCTTCGAGGAATAGTAACTAGCTCCACGAGTGCCTTCACCGAATATTTATGCCTTAATTCGTAGACTACTTGCGCTTTGTCTTGTTTTGTGATTTTTCCTTGTTTTGAACTAAGGCATTTAACTTTTTTAAGTACTCATTTTCCATCTCAAGCTGTTTAATGCGTGCTTCAAGTGCTTCGACTGACCCTTCAGCTAAAGGTTGTTTTAATTGTTTATTTGAATCTTTTTTCATGGATGGACGCCCCTTTTTCTTAGATTGAAGAGCATCAATTCCTTGTGTTTCGAGCTGTTTTTTCCAAACAGAAATCGTTGAAGGGGCAGGAATATTAAAGATAGCTGCCGTCTCAAATAAGGACATACCGTTTTCAATCATAAAGTTTAGTACGTCTAGTTTAAATTGTTGTGTGTAATTTGTACATCGTTTTAGAAAAGCTTCCAGACCATTCTGTTTATATTGGTTTACCCAATTCAAGATGATTGTGTCATTTATACCGAGCGATCTACCTATTTCTCGATAACTTTCATTTCCGTTCAAATAACGTAGAACGATTTGTATTTTTTCATCAGCTGTAAATTTAGCCATAGAAAAACTGCACCCCCAATTGTTAGACTGTGTCTAACAATTGGGGTGCAGTTCATAACTACCTGCTTTTTTTTTAATACGTGCGTTTCTTATAAATGCCTTTTCCGCCAACTTGATTCCAGCCGGATTGTACATCCAAACTTTTGTTAACAAACTTCATTTTTTCTTTTCCACCAAAGAGCTTTTCGCCGATGCTATTTGTAATAACACCAATCAATGCTGTTATTCCGATGATGAGGGCAGCAACCGTAATAAAATCAATAAAAAAAGCAATCATTTGCAAACTCCCCCTTTGCCTGTCTGTATGTTTATTGTATGAGATAAAAAATGAAAAAGAAAGAAATGTCAGAAAAATTTTTAGTTTACTTTAGAAATCGTGTAGACAAGAGGGAGAATGTTTGTTAAGATTAGAACAGATGTTCCTTTTTATTCTCATTTATATAGTCTTACATTTCTTAATTGAATTATCAAGAAAAAGTAAGAAAACGTTCTCTTTTTCATAGGGAAGATTATAGATAAATAACTATATATTATATGAAAAATCTATGGGAAGTGAGTATTAAAGGGATTGAAAGTTATTGTTAAAGTACAGCTGAAGTGAGCATAATCATGTTACATAGCAGTGGAATACACGGAAGAGTTTTCTCAACTAGCAGGAAATTTACTGTATATTTCTTGCAAAATCTATTGTATAATGATTATAGAAGTTACTTATTAAAAGTAATTGTTGTTTATTATAAGTTGTTGCTTACATGAAATGCGAGTTTTGTACTTTTCAATAAGACAAGTTATCGCGAAAAATTGCTGAAGTTAGAAATTAAAACTGTATTTAGTACAGAATTTGTACTCTTTAAGGAGAGTGAGCTTTGTATGGTAACATTATATAGTTCTCCAAGCTGTACGTCTTGTAGAAAGGCGAAATTATGGCTAGAGGAAAATCATATTCCTTATACAGAACGTAATATTTTCTCAGATCCATTAACGATTGAGGAAATTAAAGAGATTTTACGTATGACAGAAAGCGGAACGGATGAGATTATTTCTACTCGTTCGAAAGTTTTCCAAGAATTGAATGTAAACTTAGAATCTTTACCACTTCAAGATTTATATAAGATGATTCGTGACTATCCAGGGATTTTACGTCGTCCAATTATGATTGACGAGAAACGCCTTCAAGTTGGTTACAACGAAGACGAAATTCGCCGTTTCTTACCACGTACAGTAAGAACGTTCCAATTACGTGAAGCACAACGTCTTGTAAATTAATTATAATAATATGAAAACCTTCTACCTATTATATAGTAGAAGGTTTTTTTTAATGTTTCACATTGCGTAATCGAACTTGTTTTACGATAAAGCCGATGCATAAAATAGTGAAAATGAACAAATAAGGAAGGCTTGCAGTGAAACTTGGGTTGTTATGAAAAAAGGTTGCAAGTCTGTCTTCATGTGTAACCATTTTCCCTGCAGTATAGGCAAGAATCGCTGCACCGCAATAAATGAGGAATGGAAATCGTTCCATAAGTATTAAAATAAGTTTACTGCCCCAAATAATAATAGGGATAGAAATGAGTAAGCCGATTATGACGAGTAAAAATCTCCCGTGAGCTGCACCTGCAATGGCAATAACATTATCAAACCCCATAACGAGATCCGCGAAAACAATTGTCCGCACGGCTTGGAATAAAGTTGTTTTTCCTTGAATAGCAGAAAGGTCGTTGTTATCATCAGTTAATAAATTGACCGCAATTAATGTAAGTAAAACCCCGCCAATCAATTGTAGAAATGGAATGTCGAGTAAATAGACAGCTAGTATAGTAAGGACAATTCTTAGTACGATTGCTAAAAGAGTACCAATCAAAATAGCTTTATTTCGTTTTGATTCAGGTAAATTTCGGCTGGCTAGTGCGATGACGATTGCATTGTCACCACCTAATACAACATCGATACCGACAATCATTAGTACGGATGTTAAAAACTCTAAGTCCATTCGTCTGCCTCCATTTATGATGTTTTAATAAGCGAACTATATGTATGTGATGAAGAAAGTTGTTGTTAAATAATCTCTTCCAATAGAAGTTTCACTTTATTACAGTGTACGGGGGAATGTGGAAATGTATGTCCAAATTTTTTGTGAATAAGAAATCGCTATAATAATATATTTATGTAGAGGATCGAGTAAGGTAGGCATATAACTATTTTTGTAAAATAAATCGATTTTATTTCCCTTCTGGAGAATCTTATCATAAAATGAGAGTACAAGAATCTATTGATTTGTCATATGAGTGGGGAATCCCTTCATAACAATTCTAAGCAGGAAGGGAGAGTTGTATTTTGGATATTGAAAGAATTAATGATTATACGATGAAATTTTTTATTACGTACATTGATATAGAGGACAGAGGGTTTAATCGTGAAGAAATTTGGTATGATCGCGAACGAAGTGAAGAGCTCTTTTGGGAGATGATGGACGAAGCTCGTGATCATGACGATTTCTTTATTGATGGGCCGTTATGGATTCAAGTGCAAGCAGTCGATAAAGGGATTGAAGTACTTGTCACGAAAGCAGAGCTTTCAAAGGATGGACAAAAGCTGGAACTACCGATAGGGGTAGACAAAATTATAGATATTCCTCTAGATGAAGGCATCGAATCATTATTTCAACAAGAATTAGTCGAAGAGGTAGAAGAACAAACAGGAACAAACTTTAATGAAGATGGTACGTTTGGCTTTTTAATTAAATTTAATGATTTTGAAGATGTCATTTCATTAAGTCATCGTCTTATCTTTGAAGATATAAAAGATGAGCTGCATTCATTTGAGGACCGCTATTATGTATATGTGGAATTCGATGAAGTGCTACATGATGAAGAAGAAATCGATCGTATTTTAAGTATTATTTTAGAATATGGAGAAGAATCAACTTTAACAATTCATCGTGTAAGTGAGTATGGGAAACAAATTGTGAAAGAGCATGCGCTTGAAACGATTCGCAATAATTTTCCTGCTAAAACGTAGGCCGATTTCTGTAGTATGAAATCGGCTTTTTATATGAAGAATAGGAAAGCTTTCTTAGTTAGGAGGTAAGAGATGAAAAATACGTTAAAGCTGATCTTCTTTGTCCTGCTATTGTTCGCATTATTTGTTTCGTTACGTATGTTTATTGATGTAGCATTTTATTCAGATGTGATTGGGATAAAAGATGTTTCGATTTTAGGTATTATTAGTATTTTGTTTACAGTATCTGCATTTTTGATTGGTTGTGTTATTTTCTTAGAAAATCGGCATCCATCTAAAACACTTACATGGTTAATTGTGTTAGGTATTTTTCCGGTATTTGGCTTCTTTGCTTATTTATTATTTGGACAAAATTTTCGGAGAAAAAGAATGTTTCAAAAGAAGGCATTACTCGATGAACAGGCATTTTTACAATATAAAGGGCATGAAGATCATGAAGAACGAATTTTGCGCAATCACAAACATCAGGAGCTATTATTTCGTTTAGCAGATCGATTAGGTGCTTTAAATATTTCATTTCAAACTGAAACGAGAACATTAACAAATGGAGATGAAACGTTTCGGGCTATTTTAGATGGGCTAAAACGAGCGAAACATCACATTCATATGGAATATTACATTGTGCGTGATGATAAATTAGGAACAGAAATTAAAGATATTTTAATACAAAAATCAAAAGAGGGCGTTGTTGTTCGCTTTTTATATGATGCGGTTGGAAGTTTTAAGTTATCGAAATCGTATATTGATGAATTAAACGATGCAGGTGTAGAAATGATTCCGTTCTTTCCTGTGCGCTTTCCGATTTTAAACGATAAGATTAATTATCGAAATCATAGGAAAATTGTTGTGATTGATGGGAACGAAGGGTTTGTAGGCGGATTAAATATCGGTGATGAGTATTTAGGGAAAAATAAATATTTTGGCTTCTGGCGAGACACGCATTTGTATTTACGTGGTGAAGCGGTTCAAAGTTTACAGCTTATTTTCCTTCAAGATTGGTTTTATATGACTGGAGAGGCTGTGCTAGCCCCTGAATATTTACAAGCAAAAGCAGTTGAGGGTGATCATTGGGGAGGAGTGCAGTTAGTCGCAGGTGGCCCTGATAATAAGTGGGAAACGATTAAGCATTTATATTTCGCAATGATCGCTTCTGCTCGGAAATCTATTTGGATTGCAACGCCGTATTTTATTCCGGATGATGATATTTTATCCGCATTAAAGGTTGCTGCACTTGCTGGTATTGATGTTCGTTTATTAATGCCGAGTAAACCTGATAAGCGTACTGTCTTTTACGCATCGAGATCGTACTTCCCAGAGCTTTTAGACGCAGGAGTAAAGATATATGAATACGAAAAAGGTTTTCTTCATAGTAAAATTGTCATCGTTGATTCTGATTTAGCTTCAATTGGGACAGCTAATATGGATATGAGAAGTTTTCATTTGAATTTTGAAGTAAATGCCTTTTTATATGATACAGATAGCATTAAAAGACTTGTTCAAGACTTTAAAGATGACTTAGAAGAATCAAGTGAAATTCATGTTGATCATTTTCATAAAAGACGTCTTCATAGACGAATTGTTGAATCAACGTATCGGTTATTATCACCTTTATTATAAAAAGAGATGTCCGAAATTGGGACATCTCTTTTTTAAAAGGAATTTGTAACAAATTGTAGAATATAAGGAGCTGAAAGGGTGTGATTACGATATTTATCGCTAAAAGAGAAACTGGAGAAAAAATTCATTTACTCTATAATTGTAATGAAGAGCTTTTGCGCCGTATGCGTCAACAGGAACGATTCTTTTGTGTAGCTTGTGGAAAGGAAGTGCAAATGAAATTAGGAAAACAAAAAAGTTGGGATTTTGCTCATAAAAAAGTGGATTCATGTCTTGCCTTTTATGAAGCGGAATCAACGTATCATATGCACGGTAAAGAATTGTTATATAGATGGTTCAAACATCAAAACTTTCAGGTGGATATAGAGTACTACCTTCCAGAAATTAAGCAACGACCAGATGTTTTTGTAGAGAGGGCGGGCAGAAAAATTGCAATTGAATACCAATGCGCAAACCTCGCTATAGAGCAGCTGTATAAAAGAACATATTCGTATTGGCAAGCTGGTATACAGGTCATTTGGATCGCTGGTGGAAATCAATTGAAAAAGCAATCTGCATATTGGATGAAATTCTCCTCACTTATGGCTTTCTCCTTACAATCTTATCCTCAACCATTTCTTATTTTCTTCTGTTCGAAAGAAAAATCATTTATGAAATGTGCATTTGTCACTCCATTTTCTACAAACATCTTTTTCGCGCATACTGTATATTTACCAACCGATAAAACTACTTTTGAAATGCTTTTTTCTCCGGTTCCTTTCGAGAAAGAGATACTAAGGGAAGAGTGGAAGAAGAGAAAGAAATACTTTCGCCAAAATGCCCTGCCGATTTGGAATTATAATTATAAGTCATTATTACGCCTCTTATATCAATTTAAATGTACCCCAGCGAGCTTTCCTTCTGAAATTGGTGTTCCACTTCCTTCTGGATTTGCTTTTCAAACAAACCCATTTATATGGCAAGCTTTTCTATATATGAAGTGTATAGGGGAGCTTGCAGTAGGAGAGTGTATTTCTCTTCAATACGTGTGTAGTTATGTAAAAAGGTATACGAAAAGGCGGATACTTCCGTACTTTTCACAGCAAACATGGAAAGTGGCAGTTAATGAATATATGACATTTTTATGCTATATAGGTGTATTGCATAAAGTGGGAACTTATACGTACCGAAAAATAAGGGGTGTAGTGATGTTAAAAACAGAGGAGGAAATTATGAAACATGATGAGATTTGCTTAATACATGCGCTATCTTTATTTGAGGCAAATTTTAACATGAGAGGAGGAAAAGGGGATATAATAAAGAATGATTGTGAAGGAATTACATAAGAAAAAAACGAATTGTACTTAAGTAGAGATATTTAAAGGAGGGCTTAAAGGATGTCTGAACAAAACAAAGCGAAAGCATTACCAGATCGCAACGAGATTGAAGAAGCAAGTACGTGGCGATTAGAAGATATTTTCCAAACGGATGCAGAATGGGAAAAAGAATTCCAGGCTATTAAAGAGCTATTACCGAAGTTAACTGAATTTAAAGGGAAACTTGGTGACTCTGCGGACAATTTACTTGAGGCATTGCAATATGAAGATGAAATTTCAATGCGATTAGGTAAGCTATATACATATGCTCATATGCGTTACGATCAAGATACAACAAACTCTGTATATCAAGCATTAAATGATCGCGCAACAAATTTATATTCACAAGTATCTAGTAGCACAGCGTATATTGTGCCTGAAATTTTATTGATTTCAGAAGATACACTGCAAACATTCTTGAAGGAAAATAGAGATTTAAGTGTATATGAACATGCATTAGAAGAAATTACACGTCAACGCCCGCACGTATTATCAGAAGCTGAGGAAGCTTTATTAGCGGAAGCATCTGAAGTAATGAGTTCATCAAGCAATACTTTCGGTATGTTGAATAACGCGGATTTAAAATTCCCATCTATTAAAGGTGAAGACGGAGAAGAAATAGAAATTACACATGGTCGTTACATTCAGTTTTTAGAAAGTGATGATCCTCGTGTTCGCGAAGATGCATTTAAAGCTGTATATGAAACGTATGGGAAATTTAAAAACACATTCGCAAGTACGTTAAGCGGAGCAGTAAAACGTAATAATTTCAATGCACGTGTTCGTAAATATGATTCTGCTCGCCAAGCTGCACTGAGCAATAATAATATTCCGGAAGCAGTATACGATCAACTCGTTGAAACGGTAAATGACAATTTACATTTATTACACCGTTACATCGATATTCGTAAGCGTGCATTAGGACTTGATGAGCTTCATATGTATGATTTATATACACCACTTGTACCAGAAGTGAAAATGAATGTGAAATACGAAGAAGCGCAAGACCTTTTATTAAAATCTTTAAACGTACTTGGTGATGAATATGTTGATATTTTGAAGGAAGCATATGAAAATCGCTGGGTAGATGTGTATGAGAATAAAGGAAAACGAAGCGGGGCATATTCATCTGGTGCATATGGAACAAATCCGTATATTTTAATGAACTGGCATGATAATGTAAATAATTTATTTACACTTGCTCATGAGTTTGGTCATTCGGTGCATAGTTACTATACAAGAAAAACACAACCGCACGTATATGGTGATTATTCCATCTTCGTAGCAGAAGTGGCATCAACTTGTAATGAAGCGCTTCTAAATGATTATTTACTAAAAACGACAGAAGATAAGAAAGAGCGTCTATATTTATTAAATCATTATTTAGAAGGATTCCGTGGTACTGTATTCCGTCAAACGATGTTTGCAGAGTTTGAACATATTATTCATAAGAAAGTACAAGAAGGACATGCAGTTACGCCAGATATGCTAACGGAAATCTACTACGATTTAAATAAGAAATATTTCGGTGAGGCTTTAGTAATCGACGAAGAGATTGGTTTAGAATGGTCTCGTATTCCGCACTTCTACTACAACTATTACGTATATCAATACGCAACAGGATTTAGTGCAGCGACAGCTCTATCTAAACAGATTTTAGAAGAAGGACAACCAGCAGTAGAACGTTATATTAACGAGTTCTTAAAAGCAGGAAGCTCTGATTATCCAATTGAAGTGCTGAAAAAAGCAGGAGTAGATATGGCATCTCCTGAACCAGTAAAAGAGGCATTACAAGTATTTGAAGAGAAATTAAATGAGTTAGAAGCATTATTATTTGAAGAAAAGTAATGAAAAAAGACGAGGGATTGTACCCTCGTCTTTTTTGTTGAATAGATTCTATGTCGATATTTGTCGAAAAAACAAGGTGGATTTCTTTGTTTTTTTAACTGAAAGGATAGTTTTACGGCTGATTTTTGAAATTAAAACCCTTTGAATCGTTTTTTATGATTGAAATAAGAGAGAGTGATCACGATGATTCCGAATAAAAGAGGTAAGGCAATAATTTTAGGAAAAGCTTGTAGCAGAGAGAGGATGTACAAGAAAAAAGAAACGATGACAGCTAGAAAGAGAAGAGCAATATAAGATTTTTTCATAAATAAACCCCCTAAATGACCTTTTTTATAGCTTATTCAAAAATGAAAACGTTTAGAATGTGACAAAAGTGTGAAATTCGACAAAAGGGGTTGTCATCTGGCGTCGAATCTTGTAATATAATAAGCGTGAACGAATTCACATACAAACATATACCCCTTTGTTTGAACGTGAAAATTTCTCCCATCCCCTTTAATATTTTTATAAGCCGTAAAGAAAAAGACCTGGTGTTTACACCAGGTCTTTTTCTTTTGCTATCCATTTCCAATAACGTTCGCATTTTACTTCAATCATTTGTACTTTTCGTTTCAGTTGTAATTTTTTAAGTTCGCGCTCAATTTCTTGTTGCGAACAGTCATAAATAAATGCTACTTCTTTTGAAGATATAAATTGTGTTGCTTCTAGTAACACTTCTAAAGGTGGTAATGGTTCTGGCTCAATTTCACATTTTACAAGTTCTTTTAATAATTGTACGTATACATCGTAGGAATAATTTCCAGCGATTTTAATACCTTCTTCATCTGAATTCGCATGAAAAAAGACGAGGGAGGGTATTTCTGTAATATGCATCTCATTCGTGAATTTCAAGTCACATTGGAAAGCTTTTTTTGCACTAGCAGAATGTAGATCTTTTTTAAATTCTTCTACATCAATATTGCTATCTTTCGCACATGCAAGTAATAGTTCGCAGTCAGGGTTTGATACATTTTCAAGAAAAATGTATTCTTGGAGTTTTCGCAAAAACTTCGAACCTGCTTTTCGGCCCTGTAACTCCGCTGCCTTAATTGCCATCGAAACTAAATATGGTGTTGACGATGCTTCTTGCATATGTACCTTTCCATCACATGAAAAACCTTGTAAACTTGTTGTCTTTTCCCACACAAATCGAATATTAGCAGGTTTATTCCATTTGTGTGAGGAAGCGTTCGTTCCATCCACTTTTCCTGTTACGATATGACGAATAGAGAAGTATTTCCCGTATTCAAGCCATAGTTTAATAATAAAAGGCTCAATTTCCCAGCAATCTTTACAAAGTGGATCAATAAATAAATATGCTTCTACAGACTTATGCTCGCATGCGGAAGGAGATGGCATATTTATATGCTTTGCTTCCTGCTTATCCATTACACTTCACCTGTTTCGTTTGGAGTATTAACCATATGCTGAGCGGTTAATGCTAAACGTTCAAAAACAAACTCTCTTATATGACCATGCACCCCAGTATCGTCCATTGCTTGCTCCATACATGATAGCCAAGCCTCTGCTCGTTTTGGAGTAATCTCAAACGGAAGATGGCGTGCTCTTAACATAGGATGACCATGTTCTTCAGTGTACAAATTAGGACCACCTAAATATTGTGTTAAAAATTGCTTCTGCTTCCTAGCGGTTTCTGTTAAATCTTCCGGGAAGATGGGAGATAAGTCAGGGTGTTTACTGACATAGGAATAAAATGTATCTACTAATATTGCAATGCATTGCTCACCGCCAATTGCTTCAAATGGTGTCATCGGTTGCTTGCTCATCCTTTATAAACTCCTTTTTCCATGAAATGTATATCTATTGTAGCAATGGAATGTTCGAGAGGGCAAATAAACAGCCTTCTCAAACATTCTTTGCTTATTCTACGGATGTAAATTTTTTTAGTGAGGTATATCCACTAGCGAAACATATTCACTAGTGGAATTTTCACTTTAGCGTGCTTTGTTTTGTTTGGCAAGGAAAAAGCGTTTTACTTTGTTATTTGTATGACGAACAGGTATGTTATGTTGCGTTAATAAATGAATAAATGCAGCTTTTCCTGTTTCTTCATCTTGCACTTCAAATTCAATTTCATAATCATCGTGATTGTAATAGAAACTATGATCAAAGACAAGCGTTCCACCTTTAAATAATGTTTCGGCTCTTTCTGTTGTTAAACTACCCATATATGTTAAAGCAGAAACAGGAATTTGTAATTTGTGTAGTTGATCTACTACTGCTCCTTGAATGATTGTGTTTGTTTCCATCATCATTTTTGCTTC includes:
- a CDS encoding peptide ABC transporter substrate-binding protein; amino-acid sequence: MKKKIPVFVASTVAMSMMLGACSYQKDEPQANAKGDSGKSGAKQVINLIETQEIPTMDTALSADAVSSRVMNNTMEGLYSLGKDDKLVPGVAKEFKKSEDGKKYTFKLREDAKWSNGEPVTAKDFVYAWQRAINPDTAAKSAYIMYDIKNAEKINKKEMSPDQLGVKAIDDYTLEVELDNSIPYLVDLMVYPIFYPVNEKFVKEQGAKFGLEANTTLYNGPFTLSDWQHERSFKMTKNSSYWDNKEVKIEEVNFNIVKDTSTPINLYETNAIDRASLLAEFIDKYKGKPDFQTVEDTSVFFLRLNQKDPALANKNIRKAISLAFDRKPFVDTLLNNGSKAATGLIPDNFIKGPDKKDFRAVNGDIVKPNVKEAKKYWEAGKKELGKNEIELELLNEDVELSKKTGEYLKGELEKNLPGLTVKIKQQPFAQKLKLEDAGDYVMSFSGWSADFPDPITYLDMFVTDGSQNKMKYSNPKYDEIIMKAKKDGSDVNARWKNLLEAEKMLLDDAAIVPVYQRGRAYLQRETIKDMYNHKYGGDLSFKWASVGK
- a CDS encoding IS3 family transposase (programmed frameshift) encodes the protein MAKFTADEKIQIVLRYLNGNESYREIGRSLGINDTIILNWVNQYKQNGLEAFLKRCTNYTQQFKLDVLNFMIENGMSLFETAAIFNIPAPSTISVWKKQLETQGIDALQSKKKGRPSMKKDSNKQLKQPLAEGSVEALEARIKQLEMENEYFKKVKCLSSKQGKITKQDKAQVVYELRHKYSVKALVELVTIPRSTYYDLVKKMNRPDVDADLKAEIKAIYEENEGRYGYRRIRDELTNRGQKVNHKKVQRIMKELGLKCVVRMKKYKSYKGKVGRIAPNILERNFYTDAPNQKWVTDITEFKLFGEKLYVSPVLDLYNGEIITYTIGSRPTYSLVSDMLEKALERLPETHQLLMHSDQGWHYQMRQYVRTLESRAIVQSMSRKGNCYDNAVIENFFGIMKSEFLYIKEFENVEHFKIELEKYIDYYNTKRIKAKLKMSPVQYRTHFYQAA
- the spx gene encoding transcriptional regulator Spx → MVTLYSSPSCTSCRKAKLWLEENHIPYTERNIFSDPLTIEEIKEILRMTESGTDEIISTRSKVFQELNVNLESLPLQDLYKMIRDYPGILRRPIMIDEKRLQVGYNEDEIRRFLPRTVRTFQLREAQRLVN
- a CDS encoding TerC family protein, which translates into the protein MDLEFLTSVLMIVGIDVVLGGDNAIVIALASRNLPESKRNKAILIGTLLAIVLRIVLTILAVYLLDIPFLQLIGGVLLTLIAVNLLTDDNNDLSAIQGKTTLFQAVRTIVFADLVMGFDNVIAIAGAAHGRFLLVIIGLLISIPIIIWGSKLILILMERFPFLIYCGAAILAYTAGKMVTHEDRLATFFHNNPSFTASLPYLFIFTILCIGFIVKQVRLRNVKH
- the mecA gene encoding adaptor protein MecA — protein: MDIERINDYTMKFFITYIDIEDRGFNREEIWYDRERSEELFWEMMDEARDHDDFFIDGPLWIQVQAVDKGIEVLVTKAELSKDGQKLELPIGVDKIIDIPLDEGIESLFQQELVEEVEEQTGTNFNEDGTFGFLIKFNDFEDVISLSHRLIFEDIKDELHSFEDRYYVYVEFDEVLHDEEEIDRILSIILEYGEESTLTIHRVSEYGKQIVKEHALETIRNNFPAKT
- a CDS encoding cardiolipin synthase — its product is MKNTLKLIFFVLLLFALFVSLRMFIDVAFYSDVIGIKDVSILGIISILFTVSAFLIGCVIFLENRHPSKTLTWLIVLGIFPVFGFFAYLLFGQNFRRKRMFQKKALLDEQAFLQYKGHEDHEERILRNHKHQELLFRLADRLGALNISFQTETRTLTNGDETFRAILDGLKRAKHHIHMEYYIVRDDKLGTEIKDILIQKSKEGVVVRFLYDAVGSFKLSKSYIDELNDAGVEMIPFFPVRFPILNDKINYRNHRKIVVIDGNEGFVGGLNIGDEYLGKNKYFGFWRDTHLYLRGEAVQSLQLIFLQDWFYMTGEAVLAPEYLQAKAVEGDHWGGVQLVAGGPDNKWETIKHLYFAMIASARKSIWIATPYFIPDDDILSALKVAALAGIDVRLLMPSKPDKRTVFYASRSYFPELLDAGVKIYEYEKGFLHSKIVIVDSDLASIGTANMDMRSFHLNFEVNAFLYDTDSIKRLVQDFKDDLEESSEIHVDHFHKRRLHRRIVESTYRLLSPLL